In Gossypium arboreum isolate Shixiya-1 chromosome 5, ASM2569848v2, whole genome shotgun sequence, a single genomic region encodes these proteins:
- the LOC108449933 gene encoding plastid-lipid-associated protein, chloroplastic produces MATVSQLNNFPCKTFLITPQNSNFTSKLPVLPLNSTKPTQNSIKKSQFLTQKSVQPRPVFQIRASDADDEWGPDKEEPVVIESPGVAVAEEKKPDDAGEIESLKKALVDSFYGTDRGLKASSETRAEIVELITQLEAKNPTPAPTEALPLLNGKWILKYTSFPGLFPLLSRGQFPLVKVEEISQTIDAESLTVQNSVQFAGPLASSSISTSAKFEVRSPKRVQIKFQEGIIGTPQLTDSIVLPENVEFLGQKIDLTPIKGLLTSVQDTASSVAKTISSQPPLKIPLSNSNAESWLLTTYLDDELRISRGDAGSVFVLVKEGSALLN; encoded by the exons ATGGCTACTGTTTCTCAATTGAACAACTTTCCATGCAAGACCTTCTTAATAACCCCACAAAACAGTAACTTTACCTCAAAGCTTCCGGTTCTGCCTCTAAACTCTACAAAACCAACTCAGAATTCGATCAAGAAATCTCAATTTTTGACCCAGAAATCAGTCCAGCCAAGGCCTGTTTTCCAGATCCGTGCTTCGGACGCCGACGATGAATGGGGCCCAGACAAGGAGGAGCCAGTTGTAATCGAGAGTCCTGGAGTGGCCGTGGCGGAAGAGAAGAAGCCTGACGATGCGGGGGAAATAGAGAGCTTGAAGAAAGCTTTGGTGGATTCGTTTTATGGGACGGATCGTGGCTTGAAAGCTAGCAGTGAGACCAGAGCTGAGATTGTTGAGCTTATAACTCAGCTCGAGGCCAAGAACCCGACTCCAGCACCAACTGAGGCTTTGCCTCTTCTCAATGGCAAATGGATTCTCAA GTACACATCATTCCCGGGTCTGTTTCCACTGTTGTCAAGGGGTCAATTTCCATTAGTTAAGGTGGAGGAAATATCACAGACCATTGATGCCGAAAGTCTCACTGTGCAGAACTCTGTTCAGTTCGCTGGACCATTGGCCTCAAGTTCTATTAGCACCAGTGCTAAATTCGAGGTTCGAAGCCCCAAACGTGTGCAG ATCAAGTTTCAAGAAGGCATAATTGGAACTCCCCAGCTGACAGACTCCATAGTGTTACCAGAAAATGTGGAATTTCTAGGACAAAAAATTGATCTCACTCCTATTAAGGGCTTGCTGACCTCTGTGCAAGACACAGCTTCATCTGTTGCAAAGACCATTTCCAGCCAACCGCCATTGAAGATCCCATTATCAAACAGCAATGCTGAATCATGGTTGCTTACAACATACCTTGACGATGAACTGCGGATTTCAAGGGGAGATGCTGGGAGTGTGTTTGTGCTCGTCAAGGAGGGCAGCGCTCTCTTGAACTAA
- the LOC108450987 gene encoding probable transcription repressor OFP9, translated as MKASKEHKQQGLQQRGCKALCCSCRLSVSSSEEAESSNSDRYASISSLAHAMVQERLDQMIRERQETRHNVERRRQRSSEGTKFIVMVAMEKCSYDPREDFSKSMVEMIKANRIQEPKDLRNLLNYYVSMNSEEYHGIILEVFHEVCTNLFLCCKRH; from the coding sequence ATGAAAGCCTCCAAAGAACACAAGCAGCAAGGGCTTCAACAGAGAGGATGCAAGGCATTGTGCTGCAGTTGCAGGCTTAGTGTCTCTTCTTCAGAAGAAGCAGAAAGCTCCAATTCAGATCGATACGCATCAATATCGAGTCTAGCACACGCCATGGTTCAAGAGAGATTAGACCAAATGATCAGAGAAAGGCAGGAGACAAGGCATAATGTCGAAAGAAGGCGGCAAAGAAGTAGTGAAGGGACTAAATTCATTGTTATGGTAGCCATGGAGAAGTGTTCTTACGATCCAAGAGAAGATTTTAGTAAGTCTATGGTCGAGATGATTAAGGCGAACCGGATTCAAGAGCCAAAGGACCTTCGCAACCTCTTGAATTATTATGTATCTATGAATTCAGAGGAGTATCATGGAATTATACTAGAAGTTTTCCATGAAGTTTGCACTAATTTGTTCTTATGTTGTAAACGACATTGA